Proteins encoded within one genomic window of Thermus sp. LT1-2-5:
- a CDS encoding alanine dehydrogenase has product MDFGLPKERISLKIPPSLGEEVREGRVPLTPGGVRELVARGHRVYVERGAGERAGFPDAAYEEAGAKLVSREEAFGRGEVVLKVARPTLEEVALLRPGATLMGFLHLAVAETGLVEAMAEKGLSAIGYELIGEGQRRPVLKAMSEIAGRMAPQVAGRLLEAPLGPGMLLSGLPGIPPADVVILGAGTLGRAAARAFLGVGASVYLLDKDLSALEEAVRETPGAITALITQSRLERYVAFADVLVGAVAVPGERAPVLLSRELLSRMRRGSVLLDFAIDQGGVAETSRPGIYQELGVTHFCLPNVPALVPRTASHALTATLLPFLLQVEDDPLNVPALRQGAYLLLGQKGGHLE; this is encoded by the coding sequence ATGGACTTTGGCCTACCCAAGGAACGAATAAGCCTAAAAATCCCCCCTTCCCTCGGGGAGGAGGTGCGGGAAGGCCGGGTGCCCCTCACCCCAGGGGGGGTGCGGGAGCTGGTGGCCCGGGGCCACCGGGTCTATGTGGAGCGGGGGGCCGGGGAGAGGGCGGGTTTCCCCGATGCCGCCTACGAGGAGGCGGGGGCCAAGCTGGTGAGCCGGGAAGAGGCCTTCGGCCGGGGGGAGGTGGTGCTCAAGGTGGCGCGGCCTACCCTCGAGGAGGTCGCCCTCCTGCGGCCTGGGGCCACCCTTATGGGCTTCTTGCACCTGGCGGTGGCGGAAACGGGCCTCGTGGAGGCCATGGCGGAGAAGGGCCTGAGCGCCATCGGCTACGAGCTCATCGGGGAAGGCCAAAGGCGCCCCGTCCTAAAGGCCATGAGCGAGATCGCCGGGCGCATGGCCCCCCAGGTGGCGGGGCGGCTTTTGGAGGCCCCCCTGGGCCCGGGCATGCTCCTCTCCGGCCTCCCCGGCATCCCCCCGGCGGACGTGGTCATCCTGGGGGCGGGCACCTTGGGCCGGGCGGCGGCCCGGGCCTTTTTGGGTGTCGGGGCCTCGGTCTACCTCCTGGACAAGGACCTTTCCGCCTTGGAGGAGGCCGTCCGGGAAACCCCTGGGGCCATCACCGCCCTCATCACCCAAAGCCGCCTGGAGCGGTACGTGGCCTTCGCCGACGTCCTGGTGGGAGCGGTGGCGGTGCCGGGGGAAAGGGCCCCTGTCCTCCTTAGTCGGGAACTCCTTTCCCGCATGCGCCGGGGCTCGGTGCTGTTGGACTTCGCCATCGACCAGGGGGGCGTGGCGGAGACGAGCCGGCCCGGCATCTACCAGGAGCTGGGCGTCACCCACTTCTGCCTGCCCAACGTCCCCGCCCTGGTGCCCCGCACGGCAAGCCACGCCCTCACCGCCACCCTCCTTCCCTTCCTGCTCCAGGTGGAGGACGACCCCCTCAACGTCCCCGCCCTCCGCCAAGGGGCCTACCTCCTCCTGGGCCAGAAAGGAGGCCACCTAGAATGA
- the lgt gene encoding prolipoprotein diacylglyceryl transferase — protein MIQIGPLRIQWYGFLLTLAIFLGFELAKRRLRAWGLDAEKFERVAFWAVVWGVVGARLGYVLTSPGYFLQNPAEVLYIWHGGLSFHGAILGGALVFLYYHRKKGYPLWPYLDAATPGVALGIIAGRIGNLMNGSDTVGRLTALPIGFTWPEWAKGFPGVCPGIDDISQVYRCAELLRGPVHLTQVYGALVGVILLPLAFYWLRKNPFPGYAFWNFLLWYSILRSVLEEPFRLNPLWLPVYRNDELGIGLFTATQVVSLPLILLSLYMLRHLARASKKVG, from the coding sequence ATGATCCAGATCGGCCCCTTGCGCATCCAGTGGTACGGCTTCCTCCTCACCCTGGCTATCTTCCTCGGCTTTGAACTGGCTAAACGCCGCCTGAGGGCCTGGGGCCTGGACGCCGAGAAGTTCGAGCGGGTGGCGTTTTGGGCCGTGGTGTGGGGCGTGGTGGGGGCCCGGCTCGGTTACGTCCTCACCTCCCCCGGCTACTTCCTGCAAAACCCGGCAGAGGTTCTCTATATCTGGCACGGGGGCCTTTCCTTCCACGGGGCCATTTTGGGGGGGGCTTTGGTCTTCCTCTATTACCACCGGAAGAAGGGCTACCCCCTCTGGCCCTACCTGGACGCCGCCACCCCCGGGGTGGCCTTGGGGATCATCGCCGGTCGGATCGGCAACCTGATGAACGGCTCGGACACCGTGGGCCGCCTCACCGCTTTGCCCATAGGGTTCACCTGGCCGGAGTGGGCCAAGGGGTTTCCCGGGGTCTGCCCGGGGATTGACGACATCTCGCAGGTTTACCGGTGCGCCGAGCTCCTGCGGGGGCCTGTCCACCTCACCCAGGTCTACGGGGCCTTGGTGGGGGTCATCCTCTTGCCCCTTGCCTTCTACTGGCTTCGCAAGAACCCCTTCCCCGGCTACGCTTTCTGGAACTTCCTCCTTTGGTACAGCATCCTCCGCTCCGTGTTGGAAGAGCCCTTCCGTCTGAACCCCCTTTGGCTTCCCGTTTACCGCAACGACGAGCTCGGCATCGGCCTTTTCACCGCCACCCAGGTGGTGAGCCTGCCCCTTATCCTCCTTTCCCTCTACATGCTCCGGCACCTGGCGCGCGCTTCCAAGAAGGTTGGCTAA
- the topA gene encoding type I DNA topoisomerase — protein sequence MVVESPAKAKSIQKMLGSAYEVRASRGHVADLPERELGVDVDRDFAPTYEVKKDKKPVVEELKRAAQGKRLLIATDPDREGEAIGWHVARLLGRDPKEPIRVEFHEITPKVVRQAVEKPRPIDQNLVDAQQARRVLDRLLGYNLSPLLSLEFRKRALSAGRVQSVALRLVAEREEEIEAFAKEAYWLLKGRFAVEGKTFPVLLYEVEGKRLWAGQGEKEGKLHLKTEAEAKALAAEAQKGAYRVAQVEVKERRKSPPPPFTTSTLQQAASSRLGYTASRTMRIAQRLYEGVDLPEGTVGLITYMRTDSVRISPEALASAREVIGQLYGEAFLPEAPRVYKNRKEGVQDAHEAIRPTDPRRTPERVRKYLSEEEYRLYDLIWRRFLASQMKDALYEQTAVVLEDEKGRLRFRASGSVLKFEGYLKAWGREEEEEEPPVPAVPEGAEAKLLEVGLEERFTEPPPRYTDASLVKTMEELGIGRPSTYAPTLETLEKRGYVERKGRTLLPTPLGREVTRYLKERFPQVVAYEFTARMEDRLDQVEEGKAPWPQVVWEFYEPFLGELAQVPKKTCPKCGRPLELKVSRYGQFLGCTGYPECTYTEPLEKKQAEPIGEACPKCGKPLLRKEGRYGSFIACSGYPACDYTRDDGKPTGHTCPKCGGRVLEKRSKRGKPYYKCENNACDFLSFYPLLEKPCPSCGWPLVKKGEGACLNPTCPAHDPKLLPAPRAQGPKKAKKNAKAPSTPKPPADWEALKAFLPNLLPEERQAVEALAQGKALAEAEAKLAKRALFKLRMQKGRAKKEVAPA from the coding sequence GTGGTGGTGGAGTCCCCCGCCAAGGCCAAAAGCATCCAGAAGATGCTGGGCTCCGCCTACGAGGTGCGGGCGAGCCGCGGCCACGTGGCCGACCTCCCCGAGCGGGAGCTGGGGGTGGACGTGGACCGGGACTTCGCCCCCACCTATGAGGTAAAGAAGGACAAAAAGCCCGTGGTGGAGGAGCTCAAACGGGCCGCCCAAGGCAAGCGCCTCCTCATCGCCACCGACCCCGACCGGGAAGGGGAGGCCATCGGCTGGCACGTGGCCCGGCTTTTGGGCCGCGACCCCAAGGAGCCTATCCGGGTGGAGTTCCACGAGATCACCCCCAAGGTGGTGCGCCAGGCGGTGGAGAAGCCCCGCCCCATCGACCAGAACCTGGTGGACGCCCAACAGGCCCGCCGCGTCCTGGACCGCCTCTTGGGCTATAACCTCTCCCCCCTCCTCTCCCTGGAGTTCCGTAAGCGGGCCCTCTCCGCCGGCCGGGTGCAGAGCGTGGCCTTGCGGCTGGTAGCGGAGCGGGAGGAGGAGATCGAGGCCTTTGCAAAAGAGGCGTACTGGCTCCTCAAAGGCCGCTTCGCCGTGGAAGGTAAGACCTTCCCCGTCCTGCTTTACGAGGTGGAGGGGAAGCGCCTCTGGGCGGGCCAAGGGGAGAAGGAGGGCAAGCTCCACCTGAAGACCGAGGCGGAGGCCAAGGCCCTGGCGGCGGAAGCCCAAAAAGGGGCCTACCGCGTGGCCCAGGTGGAGGTGAAGGAAAGGCGCAAATCCCCCCCGCCCCCCTTCACCACCTCCACCCTGCAGCAAGCGGCCAGCAGCCGCCTGGGCTACACGGCCAGCCGCACCATGCGCATCGCCCAGCGCCTCTACGAGGGGGTAGACCTCCCCGAGGGCACCGTGGGCCTCATCACCTACATGCGCACGGACTCCGTGCGCATCTCCCCCGAGGCCCTGGCCTCGGCCCGGGAGGTCATCGGCCAGCTCTACGGCGAAGCCTTCCTGCCCGAGGCGCCCAGGGTCTACAAAAACCGCAAAGAGGGCGTGCAGGACGCCCACGAGGCCATCCGCCCCACCGACCCCCGGCGCACCCCGGAGAGGGTGCGCAAGTACCTCTCCGAGGAGGAGTACCGCCTCTACGACCTCATCTGGCGCCGCTTCCTGGCAAGCCAGATGAAAGACGCCCTCTACGAGCAGACGGCGGTGGTCCTCGAGGACGAAAAAGGCCGCCTCCGCTTCCGCGCCTCCGGCTCCGTGCTCAAGTTCGAAGGCTACCTGAAGGCCTGGGGCAGGGAGGAAGAGGAGGAAGAGCCCCCGGTGCCCGCGGTGCCGGAAGGAGCCGAGGCCAAGCTCCTGGAGGTTGGCCTCGAGGAGCGCTTCACCGAGCCCCCGCCCCGCTACACCGACGCCAGCCTGGTGAAGACCATGGAGGAGCTGGGCATCGGCCGCCCCTCCACCTACGCCCCTACCCTGGAAACCTTGGAAAAACGGGGCTACGTGGAGCGCAAGGGGCGCACCCTCCTCCCCACCCCCTTGGGCCGGGAGGTGACCCGCTACCTTAAAGAACGCTTCCCCCAGGTGGTGGCCTACGAGTTCACCGCCCGCATGGAAGACCGCCTGGACCAGGTGGAAGAGGGCAAGGCCCCTTGGCCCCAGGTGGTCTGGGAGTTCTATGAGCCCTTCCTAGGAGAGCTGGCCCAGGTGCCCAAGAAGACCTGCCCGAAGTGCGGCCGCCCCCTGGAGCTCAAGGTGAGCCGCTACGGGCAGTTCTTGGGGTGCACCGGTTACCCGGAGTGCACCTACACCGAGCCCTTGGAAAAAAAGCAGGCGGAGCCCATCGGGGAGGCCTGCCCCAAGTGTGGCAAACCCCTCTTGCGCAAAGAAGGCCGCTACGGGAGCTTCATCGCCTGTTCCGGCTACCCGGCGTGCGACTACACCCGGGACGACGGCAAGCCCACGGGCCACACCTGCCCCAAGTGCGGCGGCCGGGTGCTGGAAAAGCGGAGCAAGCGGGGCAAGCCCTACTACAAGTGCGAAAACAACGCCTGCGACTTCCTCTCCTTCTACCCCCTCTTGGAAAAGCCCTGCCCCAGCTGCGGCTGGCCCTTGGTGAAGAAGGGAGAAGGGGCCTGCCTCAACCCCACCTGCCCGGCCCACGACCCCAAGCTCCTTCCTGCCCCCAGGGCCCAAGGGCCGAAGAAGGCCAAGAAAAACGCCAAGGCCCCCAGCACCCCCAAACCCCCAGCGGACTGGGAGGCCCTGAAGGCCTTCCTCCCAAACCTCCTCCCGGAAGAGCGCCAGGCGGTGGAAGCCCTAGCCCAGGGAAAGGCCCTCGCGGAGGCGGAGGCTAAGCTCGCCAAGCGGGCCCTCTTTAAGCTCCGGATGCAAAAGGGCCGGGCCAAGAAGGAGGTGGCCCCCGCCTGA
- a CDS encoding prepilin-type N-terminal cleavage/methylation domain-containing protein produces the protein MKAKGFTLIELAIVIVIIGILVAIAVPRFVDLSGDAKDAAVQATASSVRSAYAIYVAQNKDYPDTCADVLNGLEGVNISSGSSQVVLQGNVTIACNAANPSAGNADISIYASGAKTYKDSNSALKVNLRFK, from the coding sequence ATGAAGGCAAAAGGCTTCACGCTCATAGAGCTCGCCATCGTCATCGTGATCATCGGGATTTTGGTGGCCATCGCGGTACCCCGGTTTGTGGACCTTTCCGGGGATGCCAAGGATGCAGCCGTCCAAGCCACAGCGAGCTCCGTCCGGTCCGCTTACGCCATTTACGTGGCCCAGAACAAAGACTATCCCGACACGTGCGCGGACGTTCTCAATGGGCTAGAGGGGGTGAACATCAGCAGCGGTAGCTCCCAGGTTGTCCTCCAGGGCAACGTGACCATTGCCTGTAACGCCGCAAACCCCTCTGCGGGCAATGCCGATATCTCCATCTATGCCAGCGGGGCGAAAACCTACAAAGACTCCAACTCTGCCTTGAAGGTAAACCTTCGCTTTAAGTAA
- a CDS encoding glutaredoxin family protein, protein MLGGMELVFVTREGCGLCEKAERALWTLGVPYVRRDVDQDPELFRLYTFRVPVLLLGDRVLLEGAFGERELMAFIGELQR, encoded by the coding sequence ATGCTTGGGGGCATGGAGCTCGTCTTCGTTACCCGCGAGGGGTGTGGGCTTTGCGAGAAGGCGGAAAGGGCCCTTTGGACCCTGGGGGTGCCCTACGTACGCCGGGACGTGGACCAAGACCCGGAGCTTTTCCGTCTTTACACCTTCCGGGTCCCCGTCTTGCTCCTGGGGGATCGGGTGCTTTTGGAAGGGGCTTTCGGGGAGCGGGAACTTATGGCCTTCATCGGGGAACTCCAGAGGTGA
- a CDS encoding O-antigen ligase family protein, which translates to MLAALTAINPWGQGHEAIWNAPREAGMAVFVMGTLLGALARKHRAPYLKGRHPALLASLGFLFSGIAATLLSPQPIWSFTGYPSVGDGLRFWALGVAFAWATYLALETGLVAPKRFATALFLAFSLHALAIFPQVWNWKLDYTHTQGQTYVRCLDVAKTQCQENPEATASGVHRGQMPIGLTSHRGHAAGVLALLGLFLTGHYLRRPSWGLLLLFALGSLALWFTQTRGGWLALWLPLLFLGMFGARSEPLRGVWKLLGVGTLTFGVYWGATHAQLVEPRKLFSDLGPSFAEANAYSSGRLELWQKAIAAIPLRPLLGWGFDGFARAYPYVVDWNGKERDQTPIALTPPVRVIQGEDRLIYLEDSQGLRLLAPSPYAKAHNLLLDLVLSVGILGGLAYLLWLGSAFSQASWNTLPLTLVLVGYLVYGLTWYDSVHVTPVALLTLGAFWTQKERWQRA; encoded by the coding sequence TTGCTCGCAGCCCTCACCGCCATCAACCCTTGGGGGCAGGGGCACGAGGCGATATGGAATGCTCCCCGAGAAGCCGGGATGGCCGTCTTCGTCATGGGGACTCTTCTTGGGGCACTTGCCCGGAAACACCGCGCACCCTACCTAAAAGGAAGGCACCCGGCCCTCCTTGCCTCTCTAGGCTTCCTCTTCTCGGGCATCGCCGCCACCCTCCTCTCACCCCAACCCATCTGGAGCTTTACCGGCTACCCTAGCGTAGGGGACGGGTTGCGGTTTTGGGCCTTAGGGGTAGCCTTCGCCTGGGCAACCTACCTGGCCTTAGAAACAGGCCTCGTAGCTCCCAAACGTTTCGCAACGGCGCTTTTTCTGGCCTTTAGCCTCCACGCCCTGGCCATTTTCCCCCAAGTCTGGAACTGGAAGCTGGACTACACCCACACCCAAGGCCAAACCTACGTACGTTGCTTGGACGTGGCCAAAACCCAGTGCCAAGAAAACCCGGAAGCCACCGCCTCTGGAGTGCACCGAGGGCAGATGCCCATCGGCCTTACCTCCCACCGGGGGCACGCGGCTGGGGTTCTTGCTCTGCTGGGGCTCTTCCTCACAGGGCATTACCTTCGCAGGCCAAGCTGGGGACTCCTTCTCCTCTTCGCCCTGGGAAGCCTAGCCCTTTGGTTTACCCAAACCCGGGGTGGGTGGCTCGCCCTTTGGCTACCCCTCCTGTTTTTGGGCATGTTTGGCGCACGTTCCGAGCCACTCCGGGGCGTCTGGAAGCTTCTAGGGGTGGGGACCCTTACCTTTGGCGTATATTGGGGAGCGACCCACGCCCAACTTGTGGAACCCCGAAAGCTCTTCTCTGACTTGGGCCCCAGCTTCGCCGAGGCCAACGCCTACAGCTCAGGCCGACTGGAACTTTGGCAAAAGGCTATAGCGGCCATCCCCCTACGGCCTCTCTTAGGCTGGGGCTTTGACGGGTTCGCCCGAGCTTATCCCTATGTCGTGGACTGGAACGGAAAAGAGCGCGACCAGACACCCATCGCCCTTACCCCTCCTGTGCGGGTTATCCAAGGCGAAGACCGCCTCATCTACCTAGAAGACTCCCAAGGTCTTCGCCTCCTCGCCCCATCTCCTTACGCCAAGGCGCACAACCTACTGCTGGACCTTGTCTTATCGGTAGGCATTCTGGGAGGCCTCGCCTACCTCCTATGGCTTGGCTCCGCCTTCAGCCAAGCCTCCTGGAACACGCTCCCCTTGACCCTCGTCCTGGTGGGGTATCTCGTCTATGGGCTGACCTGGTATGATAGCGTCCACGTCACGCCCGTGGCCCTTCTGACCTTAGGGGCGTTTTGGACACAAAAGGAGCGATGGCAAAGGGCTTGA
- the glmU gene encoding bifunctional UDP-N-acetylglucosamine diphosphorylase/glucosamine-1-phosphate N-acetyltransferase GlmU, giving the protein MHAHVILAAGQGTRMKSRLPKVLHPLLGKPMLLYAVETALALGPGRLVVVVGHGASEVEEALKGYPVEIARQEAQLGTAHALLQAEALLKDFPGPFLVTQGDTPLLSPDTLKALLGKVAEGAGMALLTVELEDPTGYGRILREGEEVLANVEEKDASPALKAIREVNAGAYAFDGFLFQALKEVKNENAAKEYYLPDLIAIYRAHGKKVVAVRGVAEEALGVNTREELARVEGVLLARLRAEWMRRGVRMVLPETIYLEPSVELAPDVTLWPGVVLKGRTRIGEGCEVGPYAVLEDTLLEPGAKVHAHTVALGAHLHGGADAGPFARLRPGAVLEEGVHVGNFVEVKNSRLHPGVKAGHLAYLGDAEVGEGANIGAGVITANYDGKRKHKTFIGKQAFIGSNSVLVAPVRVGDGAMVGAGSVITHDVPEDALAVARGRQRNLEGYAKRKREEG; this is encoded by the coding sequence ATGCACGCCCACGTGATCCTGGCCGCGGGGCAGGGGACCCGGATGAAGTCCCGCCTGCCCAAGGTCCTGCATCCCCTTTTGGGCAAGCCCATGCTCCTTTACGCCGTGGAAACCGCCTTGGCCTTAGGCCCCGGGCGGCTTGTGGTGGTGGTGGGCCACGGCGCTTCGGAGGTGGAGGAGGCCCTGAAGGGCTACCCGGTGGAGATCGCCCGCCAGGAGGCCCAGCTCGGCACCGCCCACGCCCTCTTGCAGGCGGAGGCCCTGCTGAAGGACTTTCCCGGCCCCTTTTTGGTGACCCAGGGGGATACCCCCCTCCTTTCCCCCGACACCCTCAAGGCCCTATTGGGGAAGGTGGCGGAAGGGGCGGGAATGGCCCTCCTTACCGTGGAGCTGGAAGACCCCACGGGCTATGGCCGGATCCTTAGGGAAGGGGAGGAGGTGCTGGCCAACGTGGAGGAGAAGGACGCTTCCCCTGCCCTTAAGGCCATCCGGGAGGTGAACGCCGGGGCCTACGCCTTTGACGGCTTCCTCTTCCAAGCCCTCAAGGAGGTGAAAAACGAAAACGCCGCTAAGGAGTACTACCTCCCCGACCTCATCGCCATCTACCGGGCCCACGGGAAGAAGGTGGTGGCGGTGCGGGGCGTGGCGGAGGAGGCCTTGGGGGTGAACACCCGGGAGGAGCTCGCCCGGGTGGAGGGGGTTCTCTTGGCCCGGCTCCGGGCGGAGTGGATGAGGCGGGGCGTGCGCATGGTCCTCCCCGAGACCATTTACCTGGAGCCCTCCGTGGAGCTCGCCCCCGACGTGACCCTCTGGCCCGGGGTGGTCCTCAAGGGGAGGACCCGGATCGGGGAGGGGTGCGAGGTGGGGCCCTATGCGGTTTTGGAGGACACCCTCCTCGAGCCCGGGGCCAAGGTCCACGCCCACACCGTGGCCCTGGGGGCCCACCTGCATGGGGGGGCGGACGCCGGGCCCTTTGCCCGCCTCCGCCCGGGGGCGGTCCTGGAGGAAGGGGTGCACGTGGGCAACTTCGTGGAGGTGAAGAACAGCCGCCTCCACCCCGGGGTCAAGGCGGGGCACCTGGCCTACCTGGGGGACGCCGAGGTGGGGGAGGGGGCTAACATCGGGGCGGGGGTCATCACCGCCAACTACGACGGCAAGCGCAAGCACAAGACCTTCATCGGCAAGCAGGCCTTCATCGGCTCCAATAGCGTCCTGGTGGCCCCCGTGCGGGTGGGGGATGGGGCCATGGTGGGGGCGGGGAGCGTCATCACCCACGACGTGCCCGAGGACGCCTTGGCCGTGGCCCGGGGAAGGCAGCGGAACCTCGAGGGCTACGCCAAGAGGAAGCGGGAGGAGGGCTAG
- a CDS encoding VanW family protein: MRSRWVFLLLLLGLGEAWGQSPPLEALLVLEEDVIEEGRLVAYTGVKRYPVASEAELKALLKQLARPPRPPRFVYQEGRWRGVEKKGLSFVEEEVLSAYREALAKGKKSFRLPARYIPPSPSLKDLFALGVREHLATGETDFRGSSRERTHNLLLASSKLDGLLLPPGTFSFNQALGPITEEEGYREAFVIVGDRTEQGVGGGVCQVSTTLFRAFFLAGLPILERHAHSYQVAYYKPPGLDAAVIQPYKDLKALNDTPGHILVQRSVVGTRLRFHLFGTKDREVSWEGPVITERKPPLPPKEILDPSLPPGVRKQVDFAAEGARAEVRRKVRYADGRVREDRFLSVYRPWGAVYLVGPSPTPTAPPAPPAGGGGAP; the protein is encoded by the coding sequence ATGCGCTCGAGGTGGGTTTTTCTCCTTCTCCTTCTGGGTCTTGGGGAGGCTTGGGGGCAGAGCCCACCCCTGGAGGCGCTTTTGGTCTTGGAGGAGGACGTCATAGAAGAGGGGAGGCTTGTGGCCTACACCGGGGTCAAGCGCTACCCCGTGGCCTCGGAGGCGGAGCTAAAGGCCCTCCTCAAGCAGCTTGCCCGCCCCCCCCGCCCTCCCCGCTTCGTCTACCAAGAGGGCAGGTGGCGGGGGGTGGAGAAAAAGGGGCTTAGCTTCGTGGAGGAGGAGGTCCTTTCTGCCTACCGGGAGGCGTTGGCCAAGGGGAAGAAAAGCTTCCGCCTCCCCGCACGCTATATCCCGCCAAGCCCAAGCCTAAAGGACCTTTTTGCCCTCGGGGTGCGGGAGCACCTGGCCACAGGGGAGACGGACTTTAGGGGCTCTAGCCGGGAGCGGACCCACAACCTCCTCTTGGCCTCCAGCAAGCTGGATGGCCTTCTCCTCCCCCCGGGGACCTTTTCCTTCAACCAGGCCCTGGGGCCCATCACCGAGGAGGAGGGCTACCGAGAGGCCTTCGTCATCGTGGGGGACCGCACGGAACAGGGGGTGGGGGGTGGGGTGTGCCAGGTGTCCACCACGCTGTTCCGCGCCTTCTTCCTCGCCGGGCTTCCCATCCTGGAGCGCCACGCCCACAGCTACCAGGTGGCCTACTACAAGCCCCCCGGCCTGGATGCTGCGGTGATCCAGCCCTACAAGGACCTGAAGGCCCTGAACGACACCCCGGGCCACATTCTGGTGCAGCGCTCCGTGGTGGGCACCCGGCTCCGCTTCCACCTCTTCGGCACCAAGGACCGGGAGGTTTCCTGGGAAGGGCCCGTGATCACCGAGCGTAAGCCGCCCCTACCCCCCAAGGAGATCCTGGACCCCTCCTTGCCCCCGGGGGTGCGCAAGCAGGTGGACTTCGCCGCCGAGGGGGCCCGGGCAGAGGTGCGCCGCAAGGTGCGCTACGCCGATGGCCGGGTGCGGGAGGACCGCTTTTTGAGCGTCTACCGCCCCTGGGGGGCGGTCTATTTGGTGGGGCCTAGCCCCACTCCAACAGCACCGCCTGCGCCACCGGCAGGAGGCGGTGGGGCTCCTTAA
- a CDS encoding acetyl-CoA hydrolase/transferase C-terminal domain-containing protein yields the protein MSYRKKLTSPEDAVTLIRSGMRVFVSGNAATPTPLLKALAARKDELYNVELVHLLQMGEDPFASPEMEGHFRRRSLFVGPADREAVNQGRADYVPIMLHQVPWLFKRRILPLDAAIIQVSPPDEHGFCSLGVEVIATKAAVEAAPLVIALVNPRMPRTLGDTFVHVSRFSAIVELDWPLPELKREGFGEVERKIGEHVASLIEDGATLQMGIGAIPDAVLASLSGRRDLGVHTEMISDGVLEALEKGLITGAKKTLHPGKIIGTFVLGSERLYRFVHDNPLFELHPTDYVNDPFVVAQNRKMVAINSAIEVDLTGQVVADSIGTRIYSGFGGQLDFIRGAARSEGGRPIIALPSTAKGHSRIVPYLKPGAGVVTTRADVHYVVTEWGIAELFGRSLRERAEALIAIAHPDFREELTRAAWERKLLPRSYPGADLKGKSGPSS from the coding sequence ATGAGCTACCGCAAGAAGCTCACCTCGCCCGAGGACGCCGTGACCCTGATCCGTTCGGGGATGCGGGTCTTCGTTTCCGGCAACGCCGCCACCCCCACGCCCCTCCTCAAGGCGCTCGCCGCCCGCAAGGACGAGCTCTATAACGTGGAGCTTGTCCACCTCCTGCAGATGGGGGAAGACCCCTTCGCCAGCCCCGAGATGGAGGGGCATTTCCGCCGCCGCTCCCTCTTCGTGGGTCCGGCGGACCGGGAGGCGGTGAACCAAGGCCGGGCCGATTACGTGCCCATCATGCTCCACCAGGTGCCCTGGCTCTTCAAGCGGCGCATCCTGCCCCTGGACGCCGCCATCATCCAGGTTTCCCCGCCGGACGAGCACGGCTTCTGCTCCTTGGGGGTGGAGGTCATCGCCACCAAGGCGGCGGTGGAGGCGGCCCCCCTGGTGATCGCCCTGGTGAACCCCCGGATGCCGAGAACCCTAGGGGACACCTTTGTCCACGTGTCCCGCTTCAGCGCCATCGTGGAGCTGGACTGGCCCCTGCCCGAGCTCAAACGCGAGGGGTTCGGCGAGGTGGAACGGAAAATCGGCGAGCACGTGGCGAGCCTCATCGAGGACGGGGCCACTTTGCAGATGGGCATCGGGGCCATCCCCGATGCGGTCTTGGCGAGCCTCTCGGGGCGGCGGGACCTGGGCGTCCACACGGAGATGATCTCCGATGGGGTCCTCGAGGCCTTGGAAAAGGGCCTCATCACCGGGGCCAAGAAGACCCTTCACCCCGGCAAGATCATCGGCACCTTCGTCCTGGGTTCGGAACGCCTTTACCGCTTCGTCCACGACAACCCCCTCTTTGAGCTCCACCCCACCGACTACGTGAACGACCCCTTCGTGGTGGCGCAAAACCGCAAGATGGTGGCCATCAACTCCGCCATAGAGGTGGACCTCACCGGCCAGGTGGTGGCGGACTCCATCGGCACCCGCATCTATTCCGGCTTTGGCGGACAGCTGGACTTCATCCGGGGGGCGGCCCGGAGCGAAGGGGGCAGGCCCATCATCGCCCTCCCCTCCACCGCCAAGGGGCATAGCCGCATCGTCCCCTACCTGAAGCCAGGGGCAGGGGTGGTGACCACCCGGGCCGACGTGCACTATGTGGTGACGGAGTGGGGCATCGCCGAACTCTTCGGCCGCTCCTTGCGGGAACGGGCGGAGGCCCTCATCGCCATCGCCCATCCCGACTTCCGGGAGGAGCTCACCCGGGCTGCTTGGGAAAGGAAGCTCCTTCCCCGGAGCTACCCGGGCGCCGACCTGAAGGGCAAAAGCGGACCTAGCTCTTGA
- a CDS encoding DUF456 family protein, which produces MDALADWLFVALWVAGVLLTLVPFVPATLVILLAAFLHEVLVGFRELSLGLWVLLGALALLAMLLDNLAALVGAKRYGAGRAGLWGAFLGGLLGLFLGVVGVLVLPFLLAWLFEYLAGRRPEEALRAAWGTLVGLMGGVVAKVLVHLAMGLLVVRAVF; this is translated from the coding sequence GTGGACGCCCTGGCGGATTGGCTCTTTGTGGCCCTTTGGGTGGCGGGGGTCCTCCTCACCTTGGTGCCTTTTGTGCCCGCCACCTTGGTGATCCTCTTGGCCGCTTTCTTGCACGAGGTCCTCGTGGGCTTTCGGGAGCTTTCCCTCGGGCTGTGGGTTCTCCTTGGGGCCTTGGCCCTTTTGGCCATGCTCCTGGACAACCTGGCGGCCTTGGTGGGGGCGAAGCGGTACGGGGCCGGGCGGGCGGGCCTTTGGGGCGCCTTCTTGGGAGGCCTCCTGGGCCTTTTCCTAGGGGTGGTGGGGGTCTTGGTGCTCCCCTTCCTCCTGGCCTGGCTTTTTGAATACCTGGCGGGCAGGAGGCCGGAGGAGGCCTTGAGGGCGGCCTGGGGCACCCTGGTGGGCCTCATGGGCGGGGTGGTGGCCAAGGTCCTCGTCCATCTGGCCATGGGCCTGCTGGTGGTTCGGGCGGTCTTCTAG